Proteins from a single region of Halogeometricum borinquense DSM 11551:
- a CDS encoding ABC transporter permease subunit, producing MDLATRGDVSVPVSFPDVFIALAVALAFRAVVGERESGTLKLRLGLPATKRDVLLAKLVSRLSLVVVTLLPLFVVLGVLMSSVYGGIPLVAFGLTAGWLLFYTSVWTTFVVGVSAAFTSPFRVLAAICGTYLFFSPVTRIWDMVVMCLFSLVFAGSLTIHH from the coding sequence CTGGACCTCGCCACGAGAGGCGATGTCTCTGTTCCCGTTTCATTTCCGGACGTATTTATTGCGCTCGCAGTCGCCCTCGCGTTTCGAGCAGTTGTGGGCGAACGGGAGTCAGGAACACTAAAACTTCGCCTCGGACTTCCTGCTACCAAACGAGACGTTTTGCTAGCGAAACTTGTGTCGAGGCTGTCGCTCGTCGTGGTCACGCTGCTGCCGCTGTTTGTGGTTCTCGGCGTGTTGATGAGCAGTGTCTACGGTGGTATTCCCCTCGTCGCATTCGGGTTGACTGCCGGGTGGCTTCTGTTCTACACCAGCGTCTGGACCACCTTTGTCGTCGGTGTTTCCGCAGCATTCACCTCACCGTTTCGTGTCTTAGCTGCTATTTGTGGCACGTACCTGTTCTTTAGTCCAGTTACGAGGATCTGGGATATGGTAGTCATGTGCCTGTTCTCGCTAGTGTTTGCAGGATCGTTGACTATCCATCACTGA
- a CDS encoding glycosyltransferase family 4 protein, with amino-acid sequence MHISHPASEKHLEGGIKTSIQNQREAFEKQGISYTPRFSRDAEILHLNVPTPRTYVQLRRAKRAGIPVVMHTHEIGENFQESFRLSTTFSPIVRRYVDFFYKRADHLIAPSEYAKRVLKQRGLNTPISVVTNGIDPDRLAGVYTGEYSPKSTIERNGEQESRLTVANASILFERKGLSDFTAVARQLQDVNFAWFGPRFNRFLTGSSVDKTIQQAPSNCVFPGFADDVRDVYAASDVFFFPTKSETEGISIIEAAYCGIPIVTRDIPVYEPLLEHGTHCLKGSSVEEFKNHIKLLQNDPELRKRLGENARELAEQFTIGAVGKELESVYQTTV; translated from the coding sequence ATGCATATAAGTCATCCAGCATCAGAAAAACATCTAGAGGGGGGGATCAAAACGTCAATTCAAAACCAGCGGGAGGCATTCGAGAAGCAGGGAATTTCGTATACACCGCGGTTTTCTCGTGATGCAGAGATACTGCATCTGAACGTTCCAACGCCCCGTACATACGTCCAACTTCGACGTGCGAAACGAGCGGGGATTCCAGTCGTGATGCACACACACGAGATCGGCGAGAACTTCCAAGAGAGCTTCCGCCTATCGACCACGTTTTCCCCGATTGTCCGCCGGTACGTAGATTTCTTCTACAAACGCGCCGACCACTTAATCGCCCCATCGGAATATGCAAAACGAGTACTCAAACAGCGTGGACTGAACACACCAATCTCAGTCGTTACGAACGGGATCGACCCGGATCGCTTAGCTGGTGTGTACACAGGCGAATACAGTCCGAAATCGACAATAGAGAGAAACGGAGAACAGGAAAGTAGACTCACCGTAGCTAACGCGTCTATCCTCTTCGAACGGAAAGGACTATCCGACTTTACAGCCGTTGCTCGTCAGCTACAGGATGTGAACTTCGCCTGGTTTGGCCCTCGATTTAATCGATTTCTCACTGGATCCAGCGTAGATAAAACCATACAACAGGCACCGAGCAACTGCGTATTCCCCGGGTTCGCAGACGACGTACGAGATGTCTACGCTGCAAGCGACGTATTTTTCTTCCCGACAAAAAGTGAGACAGAAGGAATCTCGATCATCGAAGCCGCATACTGCGGGATTCCAATTGTCACGCGGGATATCCCAGTCTACGAACCGCTCTTAGAACACGGCACGCACTGTTTGAAGGGAAGTTCGGTAGAGGAATTCAAAAACCACATCAAACTACTGCAGAACGACCCGGAACTCCGGAAACGACTCGGAGAGAATGCACGAGAGCTCGCAGAGCAATTCACGATTGGTGCAGTAGGCAAAGAGCTAGAAAGCGTATATCAGACTACAGTTTAG